A window from Salvia miltiorrhiza cultivar Shanhuang (shh) chromosome 2, IMPLAD_Smil_shh, whole genome shotgun sequence encodes these proteins:
- the LOC131013405 gene encoding secretory carrier-associated membrane protein 3-like has translation MAGRYDRNPFEEEEEVNPFADGGRGKASGQPKFSGGPFYNSTGSVPPAINSRLSPLPPEPADFYNPTAPVDIPLDSAADLKKKEKELQAKESELKRREQEVRRKEEAAARAGIVLEEKNWPPFFPIIHHDIANEIPIHLQKLQYVAFTTLLGLCFALLWNVIAVTTAWIKLGDAKIWFLAIIYFISGVPGAYVLWYRPLYRAFRTESAMKFGWFFMLYMLHIGFCIFAAVAPPVVFRGKSLTGILPAVDLVGKHVLVGIFYFIGFGLFCLESVLSIWVIQQVYMYFRGSGKAAEMKREAARGALRAAI, from the exons ATGGCAGGCCGTTACGATCGGAACCCGTttgaggaggaagaagaagtgaATCCATTTGCT GACGGAGGGAGAGGAAAGGCATCAGGACAACCAAAATTTAGTGGTGGCCCATTTTATAAT tcTACTGGAAGCGTTCCACCTGCTATAAACTCAAGGCTCTCACCCCTCCCTCCAGAGCCTGCTGATTTCTACAATCCTACTGCGCCAGTAGATATTCCTCTTGATAGTGCTGCT GAcctaaaaaagaaagagaaagagctCCAGGCCAAGGAATCCGAACTCAAGAGAAGGGAACAG GAAGTTAGGCGGAAAGAAGAGGCTGCTGCACGAG CTGGTATTGTTCTTGAGGAGAAAAACTGGCCTCCATTCTTCCCCATCATTCATCATGACATCGCAAATGAGATACCGATTCATTTGCAGAAGCTGCAATATGTTGCATTTACAACCTTGTTGG GACTCTGTTTTGCCCTTCTGTGGAACGTTATAGCTGTAACTACTGCATGGATTAAACTGGGAG ATGCAAAGATCTGGTTTCTTGCTATCATCTACTTCATATCTGGGGTTCCAGGAGCATATGTTTTATGGTATCGACCACTTTACCGCGCTTTTAG GACTGAAAGTGCTATGAAGTTTGGGTGGTTTTTCATGCTTTACATG CTGCACATTGGCTTCTGCATTTTTGCTGCAGTTGCACCTCCTGTCGTTTTCAGAGGAAAATCTTTAAC AGGTATCCTCCCAGCTGTTGATCTCGTAGGCAAGCACGTGCTAGTCGGA ATTTTCTACTTCATTGGATTCGGACTTTTCTGCCTCGAATCAGTTCTCAGCATTTGGGTCATACAG CAAGTATACATGTATTTCCGAGGCAGTGGCAAAGCTGCAGAGATGAAGCGCGAGGCAGCGAGGGGAGCCTTGAGAGCAGCAATTTAA